In the genome of Pseudomonas sp. LBUM920, one region contains:
- a CDS encoding transporter: MNHSIDHGHQDPDLFGLLYGFRFRPGEKGEQIDSATALAALQAPHNPDEFLWLHLNLAHAACERWMQTHLALPEEFFEALHEGSRSTRIEHVDSALLAVVNDVVFNFSSMVSSDISTLWVCARSHLLVSARLQPLHSVDKLRSSVKAGERFRSPLELLVHLLRDQGEVLTQIVRKTSLSVDHIEDQLLSSRLSTNRAELGAARRVLVRLQRLLALEPGSLLRLLNRPPQWLQKEDVKELRKSTEEFALIINDLMALGERIKLLQEEIAANLNEQSNRTLFTLTVVTVLALPINIIAGFFGMNVGGVPLSTDPEGFWILVALVATFTLIAGRWAFRKRKDY; this comes from the coding sequence ATGAACCACAGCATCGACCACGGCCATCAGGATCCCGATCTGTTTGGCCTGCTTTACGGTTTTCGTTTTCGACCCGGCGAAAAGGGCGAGCAGATTGATTCGGCCACGGCGCTCGCAGCCTTGCAGGCGCCGCACAACCCGGATGAATTTCTCTGGCTGCACCTGAACCTGGCGCACGCCGCGTGCGAGCGCTGGATGCAGACGCATCTGGCGCTGCCGGAAGAGTTTTTCGAAGCCTTGCACGAAGGTTCACGTTCTACGCGCATCGAACACGTTGACTCGGCCTTGCTGGCGGTGGTCAACGACGTGGTGTTCAACTTCAGCAGCATGGTTTCCTCGGATATTTCCACGCTGTGGGTGTGCGCCCGCAGCCACTTGCTGGTGAGTGCGCGCCTGCAACCGTTGCATTCGGTGGACAAATTGCGCTCGTCGGTGAAAGCCGGTGAACGCTTTCGCTCGCCGCTGGAGCTGCTGGTGCATTTGTTGCGCGACCAGGGCGAGGTGCTGACCCAGATCGTGCGCAAGACCAGCCTCAGCGTCGACCACATCGAAGACCAATTGCTGTCTTCGCGCCTGTCTACCAACCGCGCCGAACTGGGTGCCGCACGCCGGGTGCTGGTGCGCCTGCAACGCCTGCTGGCGCTGGAACCGGGCTCGTTGCTGCGCCTGCTCAATCGCCCGCCGCAGTGGCTGCAAAAGGAGGACGTGAAGGAATTGCGCAAATCCACCGAGGAGTTTGCGCTGATCATCAACGACCTGATGGCCCTGGGTGAGCGGATCAAATTGTTGCAGGAAGAGATCGCCGCCAACCTCAATGAACAAAGCAACCGCACGCTGTTCACCCTTACGGTGGTGACAGTGCTGGCGTTGCCGATCAACATCATTGCCGGTTTTTTTGGCATGAACGTGGGCGGCGTGCCGCTCTCCACTGACCCGGAAGGCTTCTGGATTCTGGTGGCGTTGGTGGCCACGTTCACCTTGATAGCCGGGCGCTGGGCCTTTAGAAAGCGCAAAGACTACTGA
- a CDS encoding inorganic phosphate transporter, producing MATPSLTASTTASHADPKPRLDKKPGLVTVIIFFAVLAMGLLFTAYSLMHDMHELGTVVTTWTPFLLLGVALLIALGFEFVNGFHDTANAVATVIYTNSLPPHFAVVWSGFFNFLGVLLSSGAVAFGIIALLPVELILQVGSSAGFAMIFALLIAAILWNLGTWWLGLPASSSHTLIGSIIGVGVANALMHGRDGTSGVDWSQAIKIGYALLLSPLIGFAFAALLLLALRAFVKNRSLYKAPKGDTPPPWWIRGMLIATCTGVSFAHGSNDGQKGMGLIMLILVGTLPMAYALNRTMPAEQSLQFAAVAEVTQVALMKSAPQALPGDPRPILSTYVRTKEATPQLIPALAALAGQIGDEVKGYGSLAKVPAEAVGNVRNDMYLTSETIRLMDKDKVGSFDADTQGKLKLFKEQIDNSTRFIPLWVKIAVAIALGLGTMVGWKRIVVTVGEKIGKTHLTYAQGASAETVAMLTIGAADMFGLPVSTTHVLSSGVAGTMVANGGGLQMKTIRNLLMAWVLTLPAAILLSGSLYWLFTQLF from the coding sequence ATGGCCACCCCTTCCCTGACTGCCTCCACCACCGCCTCACACGCAGACCCCAAACCCCGGCTGGACAAGAAACCCGGCCTGGTGACGGTGATCATCTTCTTCGCCGTGCTCGCCATGGGCCTGCTGTTTACCGCCTACAGCCTGATGCACGACATGCACGAGCTGGGCACGGTGGTCACCACCTGGACACCGTTTCTGCTGCTCGGCGTGGCGCTGTTGATCGCCCTGGGCTTCGAATTCGTCAACGGCTTCCACGACACCGCCAACGCAGTGGCGACGGTGATCTACACCAACTCGCTGCCGCCACACTTTGCAGTGGTGTGGTCGGGCTTTTTCAACTTCCTCGGCGTGCTGCTGTCCAGCGGCGCCGTGGCGTTCGGCATCATTGCCCTGCTGCCGGTCGAGCTGATTTTGCAAGTGGGCTCCTCGGCCGGTTTCGCGATGATCTTCGCCTTGCTGATCGCCGCGATCCTGTGGAACCTCGGCACCTGGTGGCTGGGCCTGCCGGCCTCGTCTTCGCACACCCTGATCGGCTCGATCATCGGCGTCGGAGTGGCGAACGCCTTGATGCACGGGCGTGACGGTACCAGCGGCGTCGATTGGAGCCAGGCGATCAAGATTGGTTATGCGCTGCTGCTGTCACCGCTGATCGGCTTCGCGTTTGCCGCCTTGCTGTTGCTGGCGCTTCGCGCCTTTGTAAAAAACCGCTCGCTGTACAAGGCGCCCAAGGGCGACACCCCGCCGCCGTGGTGGATTCGCGGCATGCTGATCGCCACCTGCACCGGCGTGTCCTTCGCTCACGGTTCAAACGACGGCCAGAAAGGCATGGGCCTGATCATGCTGATCCTGGTCGGCACCCTGCCAATGGCTTACGCGCTGAACCGCACCATGCCGGCCGAGCAGTCGTTGCAGTTTGCGGCAGTGGCCGAGGTGACCCAGGTCGCCTTGATGAAAAGCGCACCGCAAGCACTGCCGGGCGACCCACGGCCGATCCTGTCGACCTACGTGCGCACCAAGGAAGCCACACCGCAACTGATACCCGCCCTCGCCGCCCTGGCAGGCCAGATAGGTGACGAAGTCAAAGGCTACGGCTCCCTGGCCAAAGTCCCCGCCGAAGCGGTAGGCAACGTGCGCAACGACATGTACTTGACCAGCGAAACCATTCGCCTGATGGACAAGGACAAGGTCGGCAGCTTCGACGCCGACACCCAAGGCAAGCTGAAGCTGTTCAAGGAACAGATCGACAATTCCACGCGCTTTATTCCGCTGTGGGTGAAGATCGCCGTGGCCATCGCTCTCGGCCTGGGCACCATGGTTGGCTGGAAGCGCATCGTGGTAACGGTGGGCGAGAAAATTGGCAAGACCCACCTGACCTATGCCCAAGGCGCCTCGGCCGAGACAGTGGCGATGCTGACGATTGGCGCAGCGGACATGTTCGGGTTGCCGGTGTCGACCACCCATGTGCTGTCGTCCGGTGTGGCCGGGACCATGGTGGCCAATGGCGGGGGGTTGCAGATGAAGACCATCCGCAATTTGCTGATGGCCTGGGTGCTAACGTTGCCGGCGGCGATTCTGTTGTCGGGCAGTTTGTACTGGCTGTTCACCCAACTGTTCTGA